A stretch of Kyrpidia spormannii DNA encodes these proteins:
- a CDS encoding YheC/YheD family endospore coat-associated protein — translation MGHADSVIVTLPLPWARELGIAPGEMTQLRFGHWRGPAQVDYARNPGNSVEVIWNWPDTQERIPIPSHHKPRQVRGVLDLGPVLAVLIGAKAGDVGQRRIPRWAPSLFRAGNQKGMPVYVCYADEIDWQYGRVRGGRRWRPGTGVDWQWWPLPDVIYNRVPHRWEEDLAPVKQVKTEAEQRGIAVFNSGFLDKWSTFRILHRVSHLRRFLPRTERMGDPGAIAAWVQAGRAFFAKPVHGSLGEGLVFCEPLPDGWRVGTQQEGRVQRAVVSQERLIHKLTALTSRRAYLLQEKIELKTYHGRKVDFRVHLQKDRHGRWRMVAAAGKGAHPEALSTHVRFGGTVWPAEEILSHWFAHDSDTWLNRFSDVGCAVARSLERVVGGNFGEMGLDMGICTEGRLWMFEANAKPGHHIFHHPELKGRRTQWAQMVIDYASRWSRSPRGMTE, via the coding sequence ATGGGGCATGCGGATTCGGTGATCGTCACGCTCCCGCTCCCGTGGGCACGGGAACTCGGGATCGCCCCTGGGGAGATGACCCAGTTGCGATTCGGCCACTGGCGGGGGCCGGCCCAGGTCGATTATGCCCGCAACCCAGGCAACTCCGTCGAGGTGATATGGAACTGGCCGGATACCCAGGAACGGATCCCCATTCCTTCCCACCATAAGCCCCGGCAAGTTCGAGGGGTTCTGGATCTTGGCCCGGTTCTGGCGGTCCTCATCGGGGCCAAGGCCGGGGACGTGGGCCAGCGGCGAATTCCGCGGTGGGCGCCTTCGCTGTTCCGGGCGGGAAATCAAAAGGGCATGCCGGTCTACGTGTGTTATGCCGATGAAATCGACTGGCAGTACGGCCGGGTTCGGGGCGGGCGGAGGTGGAGACCAGGCACAGGGGTGGATTGGCAGTGGTGGCCCCTGCCCGATGTGATCTATAATCGGGTTCCTCACCGGTGGGAGGAAGATCTGGCACCGGTGAAACAGGTGAAAACCGAAGCCGAGCAACGGGGCATCGCGGTGTTTAATTCCGGTTTCTTAGACAAATGGAGCACGTTTCGAATCCTCCACCGCGTTTCCCACCTTCGTCGATTCCTGCCGCGGACTGAACGAATGGGGGATCCGGGAGCGATCGCCGCTTGGGTGCAGGCCGGTCGAGCGTTTTTTGCAAAACCCGTTCATGGAAGTTTGGGAGAGGGGCTGGTTTTTTGCGAACCCCTTCCCGACGGTTGGCGAGTCGGTACCCAACAGGAAGGCCGGGTCCAGCGGGCCGTGGTAAGCCAGGAACGGTTGATTCATAAATTAACTGCTCTTACCAGTCGCCGGGCGTATTTGCTCCAGGAGAAAATCGAGTTAAAAACTTATCACGGGCGGAAAGTGGATTTCCGCGTGCACCTGCAAAAGGACCGCCACGGGCGCTGGAGGATGGTGGCCGCTGCGGGGAAAGGGGCGCATCCCGAGGCGCTGTCCACCCACGTGCGGTTTGGCGGGACGGTCTGGCCCGCAGAGGAAATACTCAGTCATTGGTTCGCTCATGACAGCGATACCTGGCTGAATCGCTTCTCTGACGTAGGGTGTGCGGTGGCCCGGAGCCTGGAACGGGTTGTGGGAGGGAATTTCGGCGAAATGGGACTTGACATGGGAATTTGTACGGAAGGTCGCCTGTGGATGTTCGAAGCCAACGCCAAACCCGGACATCATATTTTCCATCATCCGGAATTGAAAGGCCGACGCACGCAGTGGGCACAAATGGTCATCGACTATGCCTCCAGGTGGAGCCGGAGCCCGAGGGGGATGACCGAATGA
- the mutL gene encoding DNA mismatch repair endonuclease MutL — MSAIHILDPGLSNRIAAGEVVERPASVVKELIENSIDAQATHIRVAVEEAGMKTIRVVDDGTGMDREDAQLALRRHATSKIASERDLFRIRTLGFRGEALPSIAAVSKLVLKTRRREDDAGTEIRAEGGTIVSTAEVGMAPGTDIFVEELFFNTPARLKYIKSLHTEGAHVVDAVTRAALAHPEVAFTLSADGRPVATTPGDGRLLHAVAALYGRDLAEKCIPVEERGLDLRVWGLAGLPEIHRAGRGHVMFFVNGRPVRNPALTRAVLDVYAGRLPIHRNPVVFLHLELDPGLVDPNVHPAKLDVRFSEERDVAGAVERALGRVLDRARAIPGLHSPTGGPREVRNPPRQGPDAAAGDAAQKTQRGSGAQTLRESQMAFRWDSPPGGGRSPSSPLARQRTLEALAPITAEEQPEAPGEREGETGSWSSLGPEVPVDSERTEKEAAATVELEGVGAAGVRPRVPELRAVAQVLNLYIVAEAENSLFLIDQHAAHEKILYERFSRQITRREVGPMPLLVPITVELSVAEMHRLAPHLDMMKEYGLTAEPFGDNALVVRTVPDIWDGQDVTALTREFLTEYVERPIGQDPRRRLEQGVITRACRGAVKAGQPLSMPEMQALCDQLRDLDNPFSCPHGRPTILQWTRRDLDRQFQRIQH; from the coding sequence ATGAGTGCCATACATATTCTGGATCCCGGCCTGTCCAACCGCATCGCAGCCGGGGAGGTGGTGGAGCGTCCGGCCTCGGTGGTGAAAGAGCTCATCGAAAACAGTATCGATGCCCAGGCCACCCATATTCGCGTCGCCGTGGAGGAAGCGGGGATGAAAACCATTCGGGTGGTGGACGATGGCACGGGCATGGATCGGGAAGACGCCCAGCTGGCTCTGCGGCGGCACGCCACCAGCAAAATCGCTTCAGAACGGGATTTGTTTCGGATTCGAACCCTGGGGTTTCGGGGGGAAGCCCTGCCCTCCATCGCCGCGGTCTCAAAACTGGTGCTGAAGACTCGTCGCCGGGAAGATGACGCCGGTACCGAAATTCGGGCGGAGGGGGGAACCATTGTCTCCACGGCCGAGGTCGGGATGGCGCCCGGGACGGATATTTTTGTCGAGGAGTTGTTTTTCAACACCCCCGCTCGGCTAAAATACATCAAGTCCCTGCACACGGAGGGCGCCCATGTGGTGGATGCGGTGACCCGGGCGGCCCTTGCCCACCCGGAAGTTGCCTTCACCCTTTCCGCCGATGGGCGACCTGTCGCGACAACCCCGGGGGACGGGCGATTGCTCCACGCCGTGGCGGCGCTGTATGGTCGGGATTTGGCGGAAAAATGTATCCCGGTGGAGGAGCGGGGCCTCGATCTGCGGGTCTGGGGGTTGGCGGGGTTACCCGAGATCCACCGGGCGGGCAGGGGGCACGTGATGTTTTTTGTCAATGGACGGCCGGTTCGCAACCCGGCACTGACCCGAGCGGTGCTCGACGTCTACGCGGGAAGACTTCCAATCCACCGAAACCCAGTGGTATTTCTTCATTTGGAGCTGGATCCCGGCCTCGTGGATCCCAATGTGCACCCGGCCAAACTGGATGTCCGTTTTAGTGAAGAAAGGGATGTGGCGGGGGCGGTGGAGAGGGCGCTGGGCCGGGTTCTGGACAGGGCCCGGGCCATTCCAGGTCTGCACTCGCCCACCGGAGGGCCGCGAGAAGTGCGCAATCCCCCTCGCCAAGGGCCAGATGCGGCTGCAGGCGATGCGGCGCAGAAGACTCAGAGAGGCTCCGGGGCGCAGACTCTCCGGGAGAGCCAGATGGCGTTTCGGTGGGACAGTCCCCCGGGAGGAGGGAGGTCCCCTTCGAGTCCGCTGGCCAGGCAGCGAACCCTGGAGGCCCTCGCCCCGATCACTGCTGAAGAACAACCCGAAGCTCCCGGGGAGCGAGAGGGGGAGACCGGATCTTGGAGCAGTCTTGGGCCAGAGGTCCCTGTGGATTCGGAAAGAACGGAAAAAGAGGCAGCGGCTACCGTGGAGCTTGAAGGAGTTGGAGCGGCGGGTGTCCGGCCCCGGGTTCCCGAACTGCGGGCGGTGGCCCAGGTGCTGAACCTGTACATCGTCGCCGAAGCGGAAAACTCTTTGTTCCTGATCGACCAGCACGCCGCCCACGAGAAGATCTTATACGAGCGGTTTTCCCGGCAGATCACCCGGCGGGAAGTGGGCCCCATGCCACTGTTGGTGCCCATCACTGTGGAACTGAGTGTCGCAGAAATGCACCGGTTGGCTCCTCACCTCGACATGATGAAAGAGTACGGGCTGACCGCGGAGCCTTTCGGCGACAATGCCCTCGTGGTTCGCACGGTTCCCGACATCTGGGATGGCCAGGACGTCACGGCTCTGACCCGGGAGTTTTTGACCGAGTACGTCGAGCGGCCGATAGGACAAGATCCCCGAAGACGCCTGGAGCAAGGAGTGATCACCCGGGCCTGCCGGGGAGCAGTGAAAGCTGGACAGCCATTGTCCATGCCGGAGATGCAGGCACTGTGCGACCAACTCCGGGACCTGGACAACCCCTTCTCCTGCCCCCACGGGCGGCCCACGATTCTGCAATGGACCCGACGGGACTTAGATCGACAATTCCAGCGGATTCAGCACTAG
- the mutS gene encoding DNA mismatch repair protein MutS: MSYTPMMQQYLDVKGRCPDALLMFRLGDFYELFFEDAEIAARELEITLTGREAGGGRRVPMCGVPYHAVEGYIAALVERGYKVAICDQMEDPALAKGLVRREITRIVTPGTLLEDRGKEEKEQRLIGAVIPIPEGWSVAFADLSTGDRWAGAAHSIEQVMDDGLRYRPAEWLIPEEAAGEPWVTQLSKSTEAILTHRGHGKKTFTRMENGGWDDLPEAGGEEALSAIASYIEETQRRQLVHWKPVQPLHDATYMAVDAFARRNLELVQTVREGRRTGSLLWLLDETVTAMGGRLLRQWLERPLIDPGAIARRQDGIEELVGQWMRRNQLREDLRCVYDLERLLGRVSYGSAGPRDLRAVAQSLSQAPKLAAVLAGARSSILADIERRLDPCEEVRDLLDRALADDPPATAKEPGVIRDGFSSELDELRRASREGRSWIAALEQRERERTGIKSLKIGYNRVFGYYIEVTKANLALVPREYERRQTLAASERYVTPELKEMESRILDAQERAETIEYQLFVELRGTVVKALPRLQRLAGAMAELDVLCGLAEVAAKRRYTRPVVDDSSVIEIRGGRHPVVEAVLPDGTFVPNDTFLDGDNRRVALITGPNMAGKSTYMRQVALIVLLAQVGSFVPADSARIGIVDRLFTRIGAADDLVAGKSTFMVEMVELATILRNATPRSLIILDEIGRGTSTYDGMSIARAAVEYIHDPTRVGARTLFATHYHELTGLADELPGVHNFSTEVREDSGGIVFLHRLVDRPADRSYGIHVARLAGLPEDLLERAEAILTSMEQVQQGLSQTAAACVGGEGGEADRDLTKVPQETGGRSTADEAGRGLDKALLHPVLERLRKARVLDMTPIQALQELYELHLLVREENEP; this comes from the coding sequence ATGTCTTACACCCCGATGATGCAACAGTACCTGGACGTCAAAGGCCGTTGTCCGGACGCCTTGCTGATGTTTCGCCTGGGGGATTTTTATGAATTATTTTTTGAAGATGCGGAAATTGCCGCCCGGGAATTGGAGATCACATTGACCGGCCGGGAAGCCGGGGGTGGTCGGCGGGTTCCCATGTGCGGCGTCCCGTACCACGCGGTGGAGGGCTACATCGCCGCCCTGGTGGAGCGGGGCTATAAGGTGGCGATTTGCGACCAGATGGAGGATCCGGCCCTCGCCAAGGGATTGGTCCGGCGGGAAATCACACGAATCGTAACGCCGGGAACGCTTCTGGAAGACCGGGGGAAAGAAGAGAAGGAGCAACGCCTCATTGGCGCCGTCATTCCGATTCCGGAAGGGTGGTCTGTAGCCTTTGCCGATCTTTCCACCGGAGACCGTTGGGCCGGGGCCGCCCACAGCATTGAGCAGGTGATGGACGATGGGCTCCGGTACCGACCCGCCGAATGGCTCATTCCCGAGGAAGCGGCTGGCGAGCCTTGGGTCACTCAACTTAGCAAGTCCACGGAAGCCATTCTGACACATCGGGGCCACGGAAAAAAAACGTTCACTCGGATGGAGAATGGGGGCTGGGACGACCTTCCGGAAGCCGGTGGGGAAGAGGCCCTTTCAGCCATCGCGTCGTACATCGAGGAGACCCAGCGGCGCCAGCTCGTTCACTGGAAGCCGGTTCAACCCCTCCACGACGCCACCTACATGGCGGTGGACGCCTTTGCCCGGAGAAATCTGGAGTTGGTTCAAACGGTTCGGGAGGGACGGCGGACGGGGTCATTGTTGTGGCTGTTGGATGAGACGGTGACCGCCATGGGCGGGCGGCTCCTCCGGCAATGGCTGGAAAGGCCTTTAATCGACCCTGGCGCCATCGCCAGGCGCCAGGATGGTATCGAAGAGTTGGTTGGGCAGTGGATGCGGAGAAATCAACTGCGAGAGGACCTTCGCTGCGTGTATGACCTTGAGCGGTTGCTGGGCCGGGTGAGCTATGGCAGCGCCGGGCCCCGGGATCTGCGCGCCGTGGCCCAAAGCTTGAGCCAGGCCCCAAAACTGGCCGCCGTGCTGGCCGGCGCCAGATCCTCCATCTTGGCCGATATTGAGAGACGCCTGGACCCTTGTGAAGAAGTGCGGGATCTCCTGGACCGGGCCCTGGCCGACGACCCTCCGGCCACAGCGAAGGAACCGGGCGTCATCCGGGACGGGTTCTCTTCGGAACTGGATGAACTGCGCCGGGCATCTCGGGAAGGGCGAAGCTGGATCGCCGCCCTCGAACAGCGAGAGAGGGAGCGAACGGGAATCAAATCCCTCAAAATCGGTTATAATCGCGTATTCGGCTATTACATAGAAGTTACCAAAGCCAATCTCGCCCTGGTTCCAAGGGAATATGAGCGCCGTCAGACCTTGGCCGCCAGCGAGCGGTATGTGACCCCGGAATTGAAAGAGATGGAAAGTCGTATCCTCGATGCCCAGGAGCGGGCGGAGACCATCGAGTACCAGTTGTTCGTCGAGCTGCGGGGCACCGTGGTAAAAGCGCTCCCCCGCCTCCAGCGTCTGGCCGGGGCGATGGCCGAATTGGACGTCCTTTGTGGTCTCGCCGAGGTGGCGGCAAAACGCCGATACACTCGTCCTGTTGTGGATGACAGTTCGGTCATTGAGATTCGCGGCGGCCGACACCCGGTGGTGGAGGCGGTCCTGCCCGATGGCACATTTGTGCCGAACGACACTTTTCTCGATGGCGACAATCGGCGGGTCGCCCTCATCACCGGTCCGAACATGGCGGGGAAAAGCACCTACATGCGCCAAGTGGCCCTGATCGTACTCCTCGCCCAAGTCGGGTCTTTCGTTCCCGCGGATTCTGCCCGGATTGGCATCGTCGACCGTCTCTTCACCCGAATCGGCGCGGCGGACGATCTCGTGGCGGGCAAAAGCACCTTTATGGTGGAGATGGTGGAGTTGGCGACCATCCTCCGAAACGCCACCCCCCGCAGCCTGATCATCCTCGATGAAATCGGGCGGGGGACCTCGACCTATGACGGGATGAGCATCGCCCGGGCTGCGGTGGAGTATATTCACGATCCCACCCGGGTGGGGGCCCGAACTCTGTTTGCGACCCATTATCACGAGCTGACTGGCCTCGCCGACGAACTACCAGGAGTCCATAATTTTTCCACAGAGGTCCGAGAGGATTCCGGGGGAATCGTATTCTTGCATCGTTTAGTGGACCGTCCTGCCGACCGCAGCTACGGCATTCATGTGGCCAGACTGGCGGGGCTTCCGGAAGACCTGTTGGAGCGGGCTGAAGCCATCCTCACAAGCATGGAGCAGGTACAACAGGGCCTCTCCCAGACGGCTGCGGCTTGTGTCGGGGGAGAAGGGGGCGAGGCTGACCGAGATCTGACGAAAGTTCCGCAGGAAACCGGGGGTCGGTCCACCGCCGATGAAGCGGGGCGGGGACTCGACAAAGCCCTCCTGCACCCGGTTCTCGAACGCCTCCGCAAGGCCCGGGTTCTGGACATGACCCCGATTCAGGCCCTGCAAGAGCTCTACGAACTACACCTTTTGGTCCGGGAGGAGAATGAACCATGA
- a CDS encoding YlbF family regulator: MRCETAEEIRQKAQILAQMIRESEEAARYRACRQKIASNREVQSLLKSQKRLQMSVSALKMRCAPMEKIRAAERALEEVEGRLRAIPAVGQYQAAQEEVNLLVQGVAEIIAQTISSRLPVEVSAGGCSGGCGGCTTCGVQPVP; encoded by the coding sequence ATGAGGTGCGAGACGGCGGAGGAAATTCGCCAAAAGGCACAGATCCTGGCCCAGATGATTCGGGAGTCCGAGGAAGCGGCCCGCTACCGGGCCTGCCGGCAGAAGATCGCCAGCAACCGTGAGGTGCAAAGTTTGTTGAAGTCGCAGAAACGCTTGCAGATGAGCGTCTCTGCCCTGAAGATGCGCTGTGCGCCGATGGAGAAAATCCGCGCGGCGGAACGCGCCCTCGAAGAGGTGGAGGGGCGGCTCAGGGCTATCCCGGCGGTGGGACAGTACCAGGCCGCTCAAGAGGAGGTCAACCTCTTGGTGCAAGGGGTGGCCGAGATCATCGCCCAGACGATCTCTTCCCGGTTGCCCGTAGAAGTTTCTGCAGGAGGGTGTTCCGGGGGCTGCGGCGGATGTACCACGTGTGGGGTGCAACCGGTGCCGTAA
- a CDS encoding class I SAM-dependent methyltransferase, giving the protein MTADLHGVVTTAARPDPELLHRAGEIARRLGLPLVSRDRRKLDEILAEYAASFSAVATREGTFLYADGRQYRYHPGMAVVRLRQVMRGHPDPLLEVGEVRPGDRVVDATLGLGADAIVLSHAVGPEGRVVGVEDRPVVAFFVEEGLSTYAYPALPELEAAMRRVDVVWGDHVDYLRRLPDRSVDLVYFDPMFRKTISASRGIDALRVFGDPSALRFEAVKEAVRVARRRVVLKDRRDGGEIDRLGFQPVPKGSGRIQFGVIDVGGGK; this is encoded by the coding sequence ATGACGGCTGATCTTCACGGGGTTGTGACCACCGCTGCCCGGCCAGACCCCGAACTCCTTCACCGGGCCGGGGAGATCGCCCGACGTCTGGGACTGCCCTTGGTGTCCCGGGACCGACGCAAACTGGACGAGATTTTGGCTGAATACGCGGCATCTTTCTCCGCCGTGGCAACCCGGGAGGGAACATTCCTGTATGCGGACGGCCGGCAGTACCGCTATCATCCGGGAATGGCGGTGGTGCGCCTCCGTCAAGTGATGCGCGGGCATCCCGATCCCCTACTCGAAGTGGGTGAGGTTCGGCCCGGAGATCGGGTGGTGGATGCCACCCTGGGCCTCGGGGCGGACGCGATCGTACTCAGCCACGCGGTGGGCCCGGAAGGGCGAGTCGTGGGCGTGGAGGACCGGCCGGTGGTGGCATTTTTCGTGGAGGAGGGCTTGAGTACATACGCCTATCCGGCACTTCCTGAGCTCGAGGCGGCCATGCGACGCGTTGATGTGGTGTGGGGGGATCACGTCGATTATCTGCGCCGACTTCCCGACCGGTCTGTGGACCTGGTGTATTTTGATCCCATGTTTCGCAAAACGATCTCCGCCTCCCGGGGCATTGATGCTTTGAGGGTATTCGGGGATCCGTCCGCTCTCCGCTTTGAAGCGGTGAAGGAGGCGGTGCGCGTGGCCCGTCGGCGGGTGGTGTTGAAAGATCGCCGGGATGGGGGAGAAATCGATCGCCTGGGATTTCAGCCGGTTCCAAAGGGCTCGGGCAGGATCCAGTTCGGTGTGATCGATGTCGGGGGTGGAAAATGA
- a CDS encoding YheC/YheD family protein codes for MKLAVLLWERHRRPLGNLRLCRELAVAGEKRGWEISVVTPGGLLHSSHWEYRWNGTKWVMRSFRGADAVYNRVPHRRFEAQPSFFSALEQLRLWGIPGWNPGFFSKDQVIRSWLARPDLAKRVPGTQLDFEPYQLMSEGDRWLLKPCDGRAGEGIIEVHRVSQNTWAWRWQRRGRVSKDRGSLERCSAFVRRYTRGRHYLAQRQIALATWRGHPFDFRTLWQKDSAGRWRLRGVGARAAGRDRMTTHVPWGGRIAHPHQALEDSFGTRAEEILDEVLKTAASAVAQLDRSRAGRLGEMSIDLGCDREGNVWLFEANAKPMRFDEPEIHPAYLDGVFETARWAKGHLTGLGESEGANRPPVSGRPAARGVPRSIRD; via the coding sequence ATGAAACTGGCCGTTCTCCTCTGGGAAAGGCACCGGCGGCCCCTCGGCAATCTCCGGCTGTGTCGGGAACTCGCCGTAGCCGGAGAAAAACGCGGCTGGGAAATATCTGTCGTCACTCCTGGGGGTCTGTTGCACTCCTCACATTGGGAGTATCGGTGGAACGGAACAAAGTGGGTAATGCGGTCGTTTCGAGGGGCGGACGCCGTGTATAACCGGGTGCCCCATCGCCGCTTTGAGGCGCAGCCATCTTTTTTTTCGGCATTGGAACAATTGCGCCTGTGGGGCATCCCGGGGTGGAATCCGGGATTTTTCTCGAAGGATCAAGTGATCCGGAGTTGGCTGGCCCGTCCGGATCTAGCCAAGCGGGTTCCCGGGACCCAACTGGACTTTGAGCCTTACCAGTTAATGTCGGAAGGAGATCGCTGGCTCCTGAAACCCTGCGACGGCCGGGCAGGAGAGGGGATCATTGAAGTCCATCGGGTATCCCAGAATACCTGGGCCTGGCGTTGGCAGCGCCGCGGTAGAGTGAGCAAAGATCGGGGAAGCCTGGAGCGGTGCTCCGCGTTTGTACGTCGCTACACCCGGGGAAGACACTATCTCGCCCAACGCCAAATCGCTCTCGCGACCTGGCGGGGACATCCCTTTGACTTTCGCACCCTTTGGCAAAAAGATTCGGCAGGGCGCTGGCGCCTCAGAGGGGTCGGAGCCCGGGCGGCGGGACGGGATCGCATGACCACGCACGTCCCCTGGGGAGGCCGCATTGCTCATCCCCATCAGGCTCTCGAAGATTCCTTCGGTACCCGGGCGGAAGAAATCCTGGATGAAGTCCTCAAGACAGCGGCTTCCGCAGTTGCGCAGCTCGATCGGTCCCGGGCGGGACGACTTGGTGAAATGAGCATCGATCTCGGATGCGACCGGGAGGGGAACGTGTGGCTGTTTGAAGCCAACGCCAAACCCATGCGCTTTGATGAGCCGGAGATCCACCCGGCTTACCTCGACGGAGTTTTTGAAACCGCACGTTGGGCCAAGGGGCATCTCACCGGACTCGGCGAATCTGAAGGTGCCAATCGTCCACCAGTTTCCGGGCGGCCTGCGGCGCGCGGAGTGCCACGATCCATTCGTGATTGA
- the miaB gene encoding tRNA (N6-isopentenyl adenosine(37)-C2)-methylthiotransferase MiaB, with protein MSELIQINDIVLERHRPGPERSQRVDYRAMAQAVPAVGVGKRYWIRTYGCQMNEHDSEIMAGMLQEMGYRPASAPEEADLILFNTCAVRENAEDKVFGEIGRIKPLKRRHPELLLGLCGCMAQEEKVRQFVRDTFPYVDLVFGTHNLHQLPELVVQAMASQETVFAVWDRPGQVVENLPKLRQDGVKAWVNIQYGCNKYCTYCIVPFTRGRERSRLPEDVVAEVKQLAEEGIREVTLLGQNVNDYGLDLGDVDFADLLQHVARIPGIERVRFTTSNPWNFTDKLIDVIAAEDAICEHIHLPVQSGNNRILKRMNRGYTRETYLQLVERIRNRIPGVSLTTDIIVGFPGETEEEFQDTLDLVRTVQFDNAFTFLYSRRQGTAAARMKDETSLEAKKDRLRRLNELQATISRRYHEQLVGKTEDVLVEGESKTNPEILAGRTRTNRLVLLQGSRDLIGRTIPVQIVGAQTWLLRGEPHPAIREVTG; from the coding sequence ATGAGCGAGCTCATTCAAATAAATGACATTGTCCTGGAGCGGCACCGGCCGGGTCCCGAAAGATCGCAAAGGGTCGATTACCGGGCGATGGCCCAAGCGGTCCCCGCCGTGGGAGTCGGAAAGCGCTACTGGATCCGCACCTACGGATGTCAGATGAATGAACACGATTCGGAGATCATGGCCGGCATGTTGCAAGAGATGGGCTATCGCCCGGCCTCGGCCCCCGAGGAGGCCGATCTGATTCTCTTTAACACTTGTGCCGTCCGGGAAAACGCCGAGGACAAGGTGTTCGGGGAGATCGGCCGGATCAAGCCCCTCAAGCGCCGCCACCCGGAACTGTTGCTGGGGCTGTGCGGTTGCATGGCCCAGGAGGAAAAGGTGCGGCAGTTTGTGCGGGACACGTTTCCCTATGTCGACCTCGTTTTCGGAACCCACAATCTCCACCAACTCCCGGAGTTGGTGGTACAAGCCATGGCCAGTCAGGAAACGGTGTTTGCCGTATGGGATCGGCCGGGCCAGGTTGTGGAAAACCTGCCCAAGCTCCGCCAGGACGGGGTGAAGGCCTGGGTCAATATTCAATATGGATGCAACAAATATTGCACGTACTGCATTGTTCCGTTCACCCGGGGTCGGGAGCGAAGCCGGCTGCCCGAGGACGTGGTGGCTGAGGTGAAACAACTGGCCGAAGAAGGGATTCGGGAAGTCACCCTGCTGGGGCAGAATGTGAACGATTACGGACTGGACCTGGGGGATGTGGATTTTGCCGACCTGTTGCAACATGTGGCGCGGATCCCGGGGATTGAGCGAGTGAGGTTCACCACCTCCAACCCGTGGAATTTTACAGACAAACTGATCGATGTCATCGCTGCGGAAGACGCGATTTGTGAACACATTCATCTGCCCGTCCAATCCGGGAATAACCGTATTCTCAAACGCATGAATCGGGGGTATACCCGGGAGACTTATTTGCAGCTCGTCGAGCGGATTCGCAACCGAATCCCCGGGGTCAGCCTCACGACCGACATCATCGTGGGATTTCCGGGTGAAACGGAGGAAGAGTTCCAGGACACGCTGGACCTCGTTCGGACGGTGCAGTTCGACAATGCCTTTACCTTCCTGTATTCCCGGCGACAGGGGACGGCGGCGGCCCGCATGAAGGATGAGACCTCCTTGGAGGCAAAAAAGGATCGCCTGCGCCGGCTCAACGAACTACAAGCGACGATATCTCGGCGGTATCACGAACAGTTGGTGGGGAAGACGGAGGACGTGCTGGTGGAGGGAGAAAGTAAGACGAATCCGGAGATCTTGGCGGGACGGACCCGAACGAACCGTCTGGTCCTGCTTCAGGGATCCCGGGACTTGATCGGTCGGACTATTCCAGTCCAGATCGTCGGGGCACAAACCTGGCTGTTGCGGGGGGAACCGCACCCCGCGATCCGGGAGGTCACAGGATGA
- a CDS encoding phospholipase D-like domain-containing protein, with product MNRELFLRRSRRLPPVRLPRLLVAALVGLMILFLLPGCGTQGSPPQLLPGEQLRDVVIRAIHGAKGSVDVEMYELGDPAVVTALAEAAARGVSVRVIVDASEPHSRQAAQLLKGTGVQLRKAEVSGGIDHAKILVTDGGCVIGSVNWGPGSWANHDFALWIGDPQHPVCQESKSHLDRDWSGRIGHRDEAGSWTYSGKPARNLLLALISEARSSIYVEMFDFNDESLLAALGEAARRGVGVHVLLDPRQPDRAVAQRRLLQDGADVHLYRSAGERLHAKAAVIDQDILVIGSANWTRRAFEVNHEWIVALRAPQAARKLVDDWHLQIRRVR from the coding sequence GTGAACCGGGAGCTTTTCCTCCGAAGATCCCGCCGACTGCCCCCAGTCCGCTTGCCACGGCTTCTTGTCGCAGCCCTAGTGGGTCTCATGATCTTATTTCTTTTGCCGGGCTGCGGCACCCAGGGTTCTCCCCCCCAGTTACTGCCGGGAGAGCAATTGCGGGATGTCGTGATTCGAGCCATCCACGGCGCCAAAGGATCCGTGGACGTCGAAATGTATGAGCTCGGAGACCCCGCCGTGGTGACCGCACTAGCTGAGGCCGCCGCCCGGGGCGTTTCGGTGAGGGTCATCGTGGATGCCAGTGAACCTCACAGCCGGCAGGCCGCGCAACTTCTCAAAGGGACCGGTGTCCAGCTTCGAAAAGCGGAAGTGTCCGGCGGAATTGATCACGCCAAGATTCTCGTCACCGACGGCGGATGCGTTATCGGCAGCGTCAACTGGGGTCCCGGATCCTGGGCAAACCACGATTTTGCCTTGTGGATCGGCGACCCCCAGCACCCCGTCTGCCAGGAGTCCAAGAGTCACCTCGACCGGGACTGGTCGGGACGGATCGGCCACCGGGACGAGGCCGGTTCTTGGACCTATTCCGGAAAACCCGCTCGGAACCTGCTGCTCGCCCTGATCTCAGAAGCCCGCTCTTCGATCTATGTGGAGATGTTCGACTTTAACGATGAATCCTTGCTCGCAGCACTGGGGGAGGCGGCCCGAAGGGGCGTGGGGGTGCACGTCCTCCTCGATCCCCGCCAGCCCGATCGGGCGGTGGCACAACGCCGTCTTCTCCAGGATGGGGCCGATGTGCATTTGTACCGAAGCGCCGGGGAACGACTCCATGCGAAAGCTGCGGTGATCGATCAAGATATCCTCGTTATCGGCAGTGCCAATTGGACCCGGAGGGCGTTTGAGGTCAATCACGAATGGATCGTGGCACTCCGCGCGCCGCAGGCCGCCCGGAAACTGGTGGACGATTGGCACCTTCAGATTCGCCGAGTCCGGTGA